The following are from one region of the Mustela lutreola isolate mMusLut2 chromosome 9, mMusLut2.pri, whole genome shotgun sequence genome:
- the CHCHD5 gene encoding coiled-coil-helix-coiled-coil-helix domain-containing protein 5 isoform X2: protein MQAALEVTARYCGRELEQYGQCVAAKPESWQRDCYHLKMSIAQCTSSHPIIRQIRQACAEPFEAFEECLRQNEAAVGNCAEHMRRFLQCAEQVQPPRSPSSVEVKPPQSPSTVEE from the exons AT GCAGGCGGCCCTGGAGGTCACGGCTCGCTACTGTGGCCGGGAGCTGGAGCAATATGGCCAGTGTGTGGCGGCCAAGCCTGAGTCATGGCAGCGGGACTGTTACCACCTTAAGATGAGTATTGCTCAATGCACATCCTCCCA CCCAATCATCCGTCAGATCCGCCAGGCCTGTGCTGAACCTTTTGAGGCCTTTGAGGAGTGCCTTCGACAGAATGAGGCAGCTGTGGGCAACTGTGCAGAGCACATGCGCCGCTTCCTGCAGTGTGCTGAGCAGGTACAGCCACCGCGCTCACCCTCATCCGTGGAGGTGAAGCCGCCACAATCACCCTCAACTGTGGAG GAATAA
- the CHCHD5 gene encoding coiled-coil-helix-coiled-coil-helix domain-containing protein 5 isoform X4: MQAALEVTARYCGRELEQYGQCVAAKPESWQRDCYHLKMSIAQCTSSHPIIRQIRQACAEPFEAFEECLRQNEAAVGNCAEHMRRFLQCAEQE; the protein is encoded by the exons AT GCAGGCGGCCCTGGAGGTCACGGCTCGCTACTGTGGCCGGGAGCTGGAGCAATATGGCCAGTGTGTGGCGGCCAAGCCTGAGTCATGGCAGCGGGACTGTTACCACCTTAAGATGAGTATTGCTCAATGCACATCCTCCCA CCCAATCATCCGTCAGATCCGCCAGGCCTGTGCTGAACCTTTTGAGGCCTTTGAGGAGTGCCTTCGACAGAATGAGGCAGCTGTGGGCAACTGTGCAGAGCACATGCGCCGCTTCCTGCAGTGTGCTGAGCAG GAATAA
- the CHCHD5 gene encoding coiled-coil-helix-coiled-coil-helix domain-containing protein 5 isoform X3, translating to MQAALEVTARYCGRELEQYGQCVAAKPESWQRDCYHLKMSIAQCTSSHPIIRQIRQACAEPFEAFEECLRQNEAAVGNCAEHMRRFLQCAEQAKPLPAS from the exons AT GCAGGCGGCCCTGGAGGTCACGGCTCGCTACTGTGGCCGGGAGCTGGAGCAATATGGCCAGTGTGTGGCGGCCAAGCCTGAGTCATGGCAGCGGGACTGTTACCACCTTAAGATGAGTATTGCTCAATGCACATCCTCCCA CCCAATCATCCGTCAGATCCGCCAGGCCTGTGCTGAACCTTTTGAGGCCTTTGAGGAGTGCCTTCGACAGAATGAGGCAGCTGTGGGCAACTGTGCAGAGCACATGCGCCGCTTCCTGCAGTGTGCTGAGCAG GCAAAGCCACTTCCTGCCTCCTGA
- the CHCHD5 gene encoding coiled-coil-helix-coiled-coil-helix domain-containing protein 5 isoform X1 yields MQAALEVTARYCGRELEQYGQCVAAKPESWQRDCYHLKMSIAQCTSSHPIIRQIRQACAEPFEAFEECLRQNEAAVGNCAEHMRRFLQCAEQVQPPRSPSSVEVKPPQSPSTVEAKPLPAS; encoded by the exons AT GCAGGCGGCCCTGGAGGTCACGGCTCGCTACTGTGGCCGGGAGCTGGAGCAATATGGCCAGTGTGTGGCGGCCAAGCCTGAGTCATGGCAGCGGGACTGTTACCACCTTAAGATGAGTATTGCTCAATGCACATCCTCCCA CCCAATCATCCGTCAGATCCGCCAGGCCTGTGCTGAACCTTTTGAGGCCTTTGAGGAGTGCCTTCGACAGAATGAGGCAGCTGTGGGCAACTGTGCAGAGCACATGCGCCGCTTCCTGCAGTGTGCTGAGCAGGTACAGCCACCGCGCTCACCCTCATCCGTGGAGGTGAAGCCGCCACAATCACCCTCAACTGTGGAG GCAAAGCCACTTCCTGCCTCCTGA